From one Cupriavidus sp. P-10 genomic stretch:
- a CDS encoding GMC family oxidoreductase, with protein MEIYDYIIIGAGSAGCVLARALTDNPENKVLLLEVGPHSDRFWVDTPAGMAKLYFDKELNWNYFTEPMPALRGRKMYWPRGKGLGGSSSINGMIYIRGHRSDFDNWRALGNPGWGYDDVLPYFKAIEHNERGADEYRGVGGPLWISDPAVKMSSSFDFIESAHRMGIPRTEDLNGVLHDGVGFMQHTIRDGKRQSAYVAFVKPVLDRPNLTVRTGCLVERILFQNKQATGVEVSANGEKKTILAAREVILSAGSLNSPQVLMLSGIGPHEELQRHGIRQVHDLPGVGQSLQDHFYVHTAWRSTESSSYNRNIRGLWKYLEGARYLATHGGYLALGTSQVAAFVKSRPDVEYADLQISFRPMTFTYHSTGQVEVDSEPGMGVSVFILRPRTTGAVTLRSANPADTPKLTPNFLTDEDDVRAMMSGLRQIRKIMTTEPIASHVISEHIPGPHVQTDTQLLDFMAETGNTAAHQTSTCRMGRDPLAVVDERLRVRGVERLRVVDASIMPHVTSGNTNAPSLMIGAKGADMISQDAVPRRRIHA; from the coding sequence ATGGAAATCTACGACTACATCATCATTGGTGCCGGATCGGCCGGGTGCGTGCTGGCCCGAGCGCTCACCGATAACCCCGAGAACAAAGTCTTGTTGCTGGAAGTGGGTCCGCATTCAGACCGATTCTGGGTGGATACCCCTGCCGGGATGGCGAAGCTCTACTTCGATAAGGAGCTGAACTGGAATTACTTCACCGAACCGATGCCGGCACTGCGCGGCCGAAAGATGTACTGGCCGCGTGGCAAGGGGTTGGGCGGATCGAGTTCGATCAATGGGATGATCTATATCCGCGGACATCGGAGCGACTTCGACAACTGGAGGGCGCTTGGCAACCCCGGCTGGGGTTACGACGATGTCCTGCCATACTTCAAAGCCATCGAACACAACGAGCGCGGTGCGGACGAATATCGCGGGGTGGGTGGTCCCTTATGGATCAGTGATCCTGCGGTAAAGATGTCCAGCTCGTTCGATTTCATCGAATCGGCGCATCGCATGGGAATTCCTCGCACGGAGGATCTCAATGGTGTCCTGCATGATGGCGTTGGCTTTATGCAGCACACCATTCGCGACGGCAAGCGGCAGTCCGCCTATGTCGCGTTCGTGAAGCCGGTTCTCGATCGTCCCAACCTCACGGTACGTACCGGATGTCTGGTGGAGCGCATTCTGTTTCAAAACAAGCAAGCCACGGGCGTCGAGGTGTCGGCGAACGGGGAGAAGAAGACCATCCTGGCCGCCCGGGAAGTCATCCTCTCGGCCGGCTCTTTGAATTCTCCTCAGGTGTTGATGCTGTCCGGGATCGGTCCCCATGAGGAACTGCAACGACACGGGATCAGGCAAGTCCACGATCTGCCCGGCGTCGGCCAAAGTCTGCAGGACCACTTCTACGTACACACCGCTTGGCGCTCCACTGAGTCGAGCTCCTATAACCGGAACATCCGCGGCTTATGGAAGTATCTTGAAGGCGCGCGCTATTTGGCCACCCACGGCGGCTACCTCGCGCTTGGAACATCACAGGTCGCGGCGTTTGTGAAGAGCAGGCCTGACGTGGAGTACGCCGATCTTCAGATCAGCTTCCGTCCCATGACCTTCACATATCACTCCACTGGGCAGGTGGAGGTCGATTCTGAGCCTGGTATGGGTGTGTCGGTATTCATCTTGCGCCCTCGAACGACCGGAGCCGTTACCCTTCGTTCTGCGAATCCCGCCGACACACCCAAGCTCACTCCCAATTTCCTGACGGATGAAGACGATGTCCGTGCGATGATGAGTGGCCTCAGGCAAATCCGGAAGATCATGACCACAGAGCCGATTGCCTCGCACGTCATCAGCGAGCACATCCCGGGGCCGCACGTCCAAACCGATACGCAATTGCTCGACTTCATGGCTGAAACCGGGAACACCGCCGCCCACCAGACAAGTACCTGCAGGATGGGTCGCGATCCATTGGCAGTGGTCGATGAACGCCTCCGGGTCCGGGGAGTAGAGCGATTGCGCGTCGTTGACGCCTCCATCATGCCGCACGTTACCTCCGGCAACACCAATGCCCCTTCGTTGATGATTGGTGCAAAGGGTGCCGACATGATCAGCCAGGACGCAGTGCCGCGTCGCCGTATTCATGCGTGA
- a CDS encoding GMC family oxidoreductase translates to METKYDYIIVGAGSAGCVLASRLSANPNCTVLLVEAGKANPPGNEPADIRDPYPLSSYNASYFWPDVKAYWRNRSAGSAVKFPQAQVMGGGSCVAGMVAFRGTAEDYQEWEAAGARGWSWDDVLPYFRKLEADQDFNGEAHGSGGPIPIRRVPREQWPPLTRAIEQYAQGAGMPFVADMNADFRDGFGMTPISNTEAGRVTTASGYLTQVVRQRPNLKILSNTFVRSLIFEARRATGVVVVAEGQTVVYQAREVILSAGAIHSPAMLQRAGIGDAKELQDLRIPVLVNRPGVGKNLQNHAALFVGAILPRGFRQQQTLRTHPTTCMRLSSGLPGAPASDLYVNIQSKTSWNAMGNRLASLNAVLLKPEGTGTVRLAPQDPDREPIVEFGFGDHARDMQRLAVGLRQTFRVLRSSYVAPHIGKPFVVRLGDRIRKWNTYTRKNALQAAAFAAVLDALPLSVADRLLARMTGEAVDLEALSNNQEALVEFVRREVTGVYHPVGTCRMGRSDDPDAVVDPHGRVLGVEGLRVVDASIMPSIPRGNTNIPTIMLAEKIADQILRERQAA, encoded by the coding sequence ATGGAAACCAAGTACGACTACATCATCGTGGGCGCGGGATCGGCTGGCTGTGTACTGGCTAGCCGGCTTTCGGCCAATCCGAATTGCACGGTTCTGTTGGTAGAGGCGGGGAAAGCGAACCCGCCCGGCAACGAGCCGGCAGACATTCGGGATCCCTATCCACTGTCTTCATACAACGCTTCGTACTTCTGGCCTGACGTCAAAGCGTATTGGCGGAACAGGTCGGCCGGTAGCGCTGTCAAGTTTCCGCAGGCGCAAGTCATGGGCGGGGGATCCTGCGTTGCGGGCATGGTTGCCTTCCGCGGCACAGCGGAGGATTACCAGGAATGGGAAGCTGCCGGGGCGCGCGGGTGGTCGTGGGACGATGTCTTGCCTTACTTCCGCAAGTTGGAAGCGGACCAGGATTTCAACGGCGAAGCGCATGGTTCGGGTGGGCCGATCCCGATTCGTCGTGTCCCGCGCGAACAATGGCCGCCGCTGACGCGCGCCATTGAGCAATACGCACAGGGCGCCGGCATGCCTTTCGTCGCGGATATGAACGCCGATTTCCGTGACGGCTTTGGCATGACGCCGATCAGTAATACCGAGGCTGGCCGTGTGACCACTGCCTCCGGCTATCTGACACAGGTTGTGCGCCAGCGACCGAACCTGAAGATTCTGTCGAACACGTTTGTTCGCTCGCTGATCTTTGAAGCACGGCGCGCCACGGGAGTCGTCGTCGTCGCCGAGGGACAGACCGTCGTTTATCAAGCGCGGGAGGTGATTCTGTCGGCCGGCGCGATCCATTCGCCTGCGATGTTGCAGCGCGCTGGTATCGGCGACGCAAAGGAATTGCAGGATCTTCGCATCCCGGTGCTCGTCAATCGCCCCGGGGTGGGGAAAAACCTGCAGAACCATGCGGCATTGTTCGTCGGTGCGATTCTCCCGCGTGGATTTCGCCAACAGCAAACACTGCGTACGCATCCGACAACTTGTATGCGCCTGTCGTCCGGGTTGCCGGGGGCACCGGCATCGGACCTGTACGTCAACATCCAAAGCAAGACCTCATGGAATGCGATGGGGAACCGCTTGGCGAGCCTGAATGCGGTGCTTCTAAAGCCGGAAGGAACTGGCACCGTGCGCCTGGCGCCGCAGGATCCCGATCGCGAGCCTATCGTCGAGTTTGGATTCGGTGACCATGCGCGCGACATGCAACGCCTCGCAGTCGGCCTGCGCCAGACCTTCCGTGTGTTGCGCTCGTCTTACGTTGCCCCGCACATCGGGAAGCCGTTCGTTGTACGACTAGGCGATCGGATCCGCAAGTGGAATACCTATACGCGGAAGAATGCGTTACAGGCCGCCGCCTTTGCAGCGGTACTTGATGCGCTGCCGCTGTCGGTTGCGGATCGCCTGCTGGCTCGCATGACTGGCGAAGCCGTCGACCTGGAGGCCCTGTCGAACAACCAGGAAGCGTTGGTGGAGTTCGTGCGGCGAGAGGTGACGGGTGTTTATCACCCCGTCGGTACATGCCGGATGGGGCGATCCGACGATCCTGATGCGGTCGTCGACCCGCATGGCCGTGTGCTTGGCGTCGAGGGGCTGCGCGTGGTCGATGCGTCGATCATGCCGTCGATTCCGCGAGGCAATACCAATATTCCCACCATCATGCTGGCAGAAAAGATCGCGGACCAGATTCTCCGCGAGCGTCAAGCCGCGTAG
- a CDS encoding AbrB family transcriptional regulator, whose product MRHFAKALQWCLLVVGSSMLAIALEHWMSTAGVLVAAMLSAMCVGLSGGRLIVPPRFVLIAQAITAVAIASTIDTRGLVKAATDGWVFVAVLLTVAIPVVVGWVIVRFGSLPGTTGAWGSLPGAASVMGPLGMDHGADGILVSLMQYLRVVLVVATGPVIAHALDGARPAVIATSAASHATAPSLTGSVFLAIAVSLLGCWVGKKCRILAGAFLVPLLLGTVCTGGFSLALHVPTLLLAGCFTILGWAIGLQFRRELAMSMFRSLPEMLLAILAMLILCGCCAWLLSGIASISFLTAYLATTPGGLDSVVAIAMGTSADMNFVVAAQTLRLLTVVSIGPLLAKMLARTKEAANA is encoded by the coding sequence ATGCGTCATTTTGCTAAAGCGCTGCAATGGTGCCTACTTGTAGTCGGTTCTTCGATGCTTGCCATAGCGCTGGAGCATTGGATGTCCACGGCCGGCGTCTTGGTTGCGGCAATGTTGAGCGCGATGTGCGTTGGCTTGTCCGGCGGCCGGCTAATAGTGCCACCCAGGTTTGTATTGATAGCACAAGCGATCACTGCCGTCGCGATCGCGAGTACGATTGACACGCGAGGTCTGGTGAAAGCCGCGACCGATGGATGGGTGTTCGTGGCTGTACTGTTGACGGTCGCGATCCCTGTCGTCGTCGGCTGGGTAATCGTACGCTTTGGCTCTCTCCCTGGAACCACGGGGGCGTGGGGCAGTTTGCCGGGGGCTGCCTCTGTCATGGGGCCGTTGGGTATGGACCACGGCGCCGACGGCATTCTTGTGTCGCTCATGCAATACCTTCGTGTGGTACTTGTGGTGGCGACCGGACCGGTCATCGCCCATGCGCTGGACGGGGCCAGACCAGCCGTGATTGCGACTTCAGCGGCGAGCCATGCGACTGCGCCATCGCTGACAGGGAGCGTTTTCTTGGCGATCGCCGTAAGCTTGCTGGGATGCTGGGTCGGTAAGAAATGTCGGATTCTCGCCGGTGCATTCCTAGTGCCACTTCTGCTGGGCACCGTATGCACCGGCGGTTTTTCCCTTGCCTTGCACGTGCCGACGCTGCTTCTGGCGGGCTGCTTTACGATCCTGGGCTGGGCGATCGGATTGCAATTCCGGCGCGAGTTGGCCATGTCCATGTTTCGCTCGCTTCCCGAAATGCTCCTTGCGATTCTCGCAATGCTGATTCTTTGCGGATGCTGCGCATGGCTGCTGTCGGGCATCGCTTCCATCAGCTTCCTTACTGCATACCTCGCCACGACACCCGGCGGCCTGGATTCTGTTGTCGCCATTGCGATGGGGACCAGCGCCGATATGAATTTTGTAGTCGCCGCCCAAACGCTGCGATTGTTGACAGTGGTGTCGATCGGCCCTTTGCTGGCCAAGATGCTGGCGAGGACCAAGGAAGCGGCGAACGCTTAG
- a CDS encoding SDR family oxidoreductase, translating into MDLQLQGKHVLITGGSGGIGFACAEEFYKEGCVISLVGRDQLQLETAQATLDPEGKRVKAFLAELADAAQALKVINDAEAANGPVDILVNAAGAARQKPFAELQPQDWRDAMDAKFFTYINMMDPLIKRMGSRGSGAIVNIVGMGGKMPITTHLVGGSANAALMLATAGLAMAYGPQGVRVNAINPTKTATARLAHGVEAEAKQSNISVDEALSKAKEALPLGRLATPQDVANAVVFLASPRAGYISGAIVSMDGGARPMIV; encoded by the coding sequence ATGGATCTGCAACTCCAAGGCAAGCATGTCTTGATTACCGGTGGTTCCGGCGGCATTGGCTTTGCGTGTGCGGAGGAATTCTATAAGGAAGGCTGCGTCATTTCGCTTGTGGGTCGTGATCAACTGCAACTTGAAACTGCACAGGCGACTCTCGATCCGGAAGGCAAGCGTGTGAAGGCGTTCCTCGCCGAACTTGCCGATGCGGCACAGGCATTGAAGGTGATCAACGACGCAGAGGCGGCGAACGGCCCGGTCGATATCCTTGTCAACGCTGCGGGCGCCGCACGGCAGAAGCCGTTCGCGGAATTGCAGCCGCAGGATTGGCGCGATGCGATGGATGCCAAGTTCTTTACCTACATCAACATGATGGACCCCTTGATCAAGCGCATGGGGTCACGGGGCAGCGGTGCGATCGTGAACATTGTGGGGATGGGGGGCAAGATGCCCATCACCACGCATTTGGTGGGCGGCTCTGCGAATGCTGCACTGATGTTGGCGACCGCCGGACTCGCCATGGCGTACGGCCCGCAAGGGGTTCGTGTCAATGCCATCAACCCGACCAAAACCGCCACCGCCCGTCTGGCCCACGGAGTGGAGGCCGAGGCCAAGCAGAGCAACATTTCAGTTGACGAGGCCTTGTCGAAGGCGAAGGAAGCGCTGCCACTAGGCAGGCTGGCGACCCCACAAGACGTAGCCAATGCCGTGGTGTTCCTGGCCTCGCCGCGTGCGGGCTACATCTCGGGCGCCATCGTTTCGATGGACGGCGGCGCGCGGCCAATGATCGTTTAA
- a CDS encoding porin, which produces MNKKLVALAATCMASLPCVANAADVQLYGLIDTTIRFSTNENAAGDNKVQMTDGALTGSRWGLRGTEDLGGNLKAWYILESGFAPDTGTSLQGGRLFGRMSVLGLDGDFGKVAFGRQFTLAHEMIGSYDAMGIPNNGIVGYQAAYTGVRYDNTVKYIKSFGGLQLAAAYTFGEVPGSFSTNNAAGGSVAYSSGPFEVGAVYQVSHNVSSAYFGLPSSQASKQTVWAAGGKYKVGRGQYFLGYTNNRLDVADYRNDSAYVGAKYELAPSLVLIGQFYYDWLKHAGTGGKRLTTAAMLDYNFSKRTDAYIEVDYTNLKGGWIALNSMPTFTNSGNTFGNSTRLGVMLGLRHKF; this is translated from the coding sequence ATGAATAAGAAGCTGGTGGCATTGGCTGCAACTTGCATGGCAAGCCTGCCATGCGTGGCAAATGCCGCAGATGTGCAGTTATATGGTCTGATTGATACCACCATCCGGTTCAGTACCAACGAGAATGCTGCCGGGGACAACAAAGTCCAGATGACCGACGGGGCGCTGACCGGAAGTCGCTGGGGCTTGCGTGGCACGGAGGATCTCGGTGGCAACCTGAAGGCCTGGTACATCCTTGAATCGGGCTTTGCACCGGATACGGGGACCAGTCTTCAAGGTGGCCGCCTGTTTGGACGGATGTCCGTCCTCGGCCTCGATGGCGACTTCGGGAAGGTGGCCTTTGGTCGCCAATTTACCCTTGCCCACGAAATGATCGGGTCATACGATGCCATGGGAATTCCCAACAATGGCATCGTCGGTTACCAGGCGGCGTATACCGGGGTTCGCTATGACAACACGGTCAAGTACATCAAGTCGTTTGGTGGCTTGCAGTTGGCAGCAGCCTATACGTTTGGTGAAGTGCCGGGAAGCTTCTCCACCAACAATGCTGCAGGGGGGAGTGTTGCTTACAGCTCCGGGCCTTTTGAGGTGGGCGCAGTTTATCAGGTCTCGCATAATGTTTCGTCGGCCTACTTTGGCTTGCCGAGCAGCCAGGCCAGCAAGCAAACGGTGTGGGCGGCAGGTGGCAAGTACAAGGTCGGTCGCGGCCAGTACTTCCTCGGCTACACCAACAACCGTCTTGACGTCGCGGACTACAGAAATGATTCTGCCTATGTAGGTGCGAAGTATGAGCTTGCTCCATCGCTTGTCTTGATCGGCCAGTTCTATTATGACTGGCTCAAGCACGCTGGTACCGGTGGCAAGCGCCTCACCACAGCAGCCATGCTGGACTACAACTTCAGCAAGCGGACCGATGCGTACATCGAAGTCGACTATACCAATCTGAAGGGCGGCTGGATCGCGCTGAACAGCATGCCCACCTTCACAAACAGCGGCAACACCTTTGGAAACAGCACGCGGCTGGGCGTGATGCTGGGGTTGCGTCATAAGTTCTAA
- a CDS encoding NAD-dependent succinate-semialdehyde dehydrogenase: protein MSEQENQPLVVNSSAYPKIGLFIDGRWIYDRAPCANVINPSTEEVLGTVPKATDDDLSRALSSTARGFLAWRDTPAQERVRVIQRAVKLLRDRTSAIARVLTLEHGKHVEDAIAEIERCGNFFEWDAGQSLRAFGTIVPGEPQMQKFVIRQPIGPVVAITPWNVPMSAAARKTSAALAAGCSVILKAAEETPGTACELVRCFEEAGLPSGVLNLVFGDPEHVSSTLIASPITRLVTFTGSVRVGKHLMQLAAQAMKPVLMELGGHAPVLIADGVNAVEIGKLAAMAKVRASGQICASVSRFIVHRNSYDDFVGSCADTLNGLRVGDGFAPGVQMGPVANARRLAAAQSMVQDAKQRGARIAAGGYRIGERGYFFAPTLLADVPLDAEAMTLEPFGPVAACVSVPDLDQALSIANDMSVGLAAYAFTNSLEDAERISRGLECGVLAINHFGTPDADTPFGGVKDSGIGREGGPSSLDAYLVTKTILQSTARV, encoded by the coding sequence ATGTCTGAACAAGAGAATCAGCCCTTGGTGGTGAACAGTTCTGCATACCCCAAGATCGGTCTGTTCATTGATGGAAGGTGGATCTACGACCGAGCGCCTTGCGCGAATGTCATCAATCCGAGCACGGAAGAGGTTCTGGGGACCGTGCCAAAGGCGACTGACGACGATCTGTCGCGCGCCTTGAGTTCCACAGCGCGCGGATTTTTGGCTTGGCGCGACACACCCGCGCAAGAGCGTGTTCGGGTGATTCAACGGGCGGTGAAATTGCTGCGTGATCGGACGAGCGCCATCGCCCGGGTGCTGACTCTCGAGCACGGCAAGCATGTTGAGGATGCAATTGCGGAGATTGAGCGGTGCGGCAATTTCTTTGAATGGGACGCAGGGCAGTCGCTTCGTGCCTTCGGAACCATTGTTCCCGGTGAGCCGCAAATGCAAAAGTTTGTGATACGGCAACCGATCGGTCCCGTGGTCGCTATTACACCGTGGAACGTGCCGATGAGCGCGGCAGCCCGCAAGACCAGTGCGGCGCTCGCCGCGGGGTGTTCCGTCATTCTCAAAGCGGCCGAGGAAACACCTGGCACGGCCTGCGAGCTGGTCAGATGCTTCGAGGAGGCAGGACTGCCGTCGGGCGTTCTCAACCTTGTATTCGGCGATCCGGAACATGTTTCGTCGACCCTGATCGCGTCACCGATTACACGGCTGGTCACCTTCACCGGCTCGGTGCGGGTCGGAAAGCACTTGATGCAGCTTGCTGCGCAAGCCATGAAGCCAGTACTGATGGAATTGGGCGGGCACGCACCGGTGCTGATCGCTGATGGGGTAAACGCGGTCGAGATTGGCAAGCTCGCCGCAATGGCAAAAGTGCGCGCGTCGGGGCAGATTTGCGCCTCGGTCTCGCGATTCATTGTCCATCGCAATTCCTATGATGATTTCGTCGGCTCCTGTGCGGATACCTTGAATGGGCTGAGGGTCGGAGACGGATTTGCACCGGGCGTGCAGATGGGGCCGGTTGCGAACGCTCGCAGACTCGCCGCCGCGCAATCCATGGTCCAGGACGCTAAACAGCGAGGCGCGCGCATTGCGGCCGGCGGCTACCGAATCGGAGAGCGCGGCTACTTCTTCGCGCCCACGCTCTTGGCAGATGTGCCGCTGGACGCAGAGGCCATGACGCTGGAGCCGTTCGGTCCCGTGGCAGCTTGCGTTTCGGTCCCGGATCTCGATCAGGCGCTCTCTATCGCGAATGACATGTCGGTGGGGCTTGCCGCGTACGCCTTCACAAACTCGCTGGAGGATGCTGAACGCATTTCCCGAGGGCTGGAGTGTGGGGTGCTGGCAATCAACCACTTTGGTACCCCAGATGCGGATACGCCGTTCGGCGGTGTCAAGGACAGCGGAATCGGTCGCGAGGGCGGTCCATCGAGTCTTGACGCATACCTGGTCACAAAGACGATCCTGCAATCTACCGCAAGAGTCTGA
- a CDS encoding MFS transporter, whose protein sequence is MRQSSSKRTLGAASIGNFGEIYDFAVFGFSVPFIAAHFFPSSDPKAGLLSTFAVYAVAFVARPVGGLLFGYMSDRVGRVKVLAITIWLMALGTAVIGMLPTYASIGLAAPVLLVVCRLCQGLAMGGETTGSTSFVLESAPKQNRGRWVGVIFAFATLPNAVVAVMLLGLQLSVGKETYLDWAWRVPFLIGGLIGVVGYWLRRNLDDPEEYKAARKSEFQNPLRAVTKSGFKSMLYVAMIQPVQTVSAYLLIGFMYTFLVKQAGVDSRVALFSNALAIFVYAIFIPIGGHLSDRYGRKTVLSFGALWIAVFAYFSIRMASVGTLPELFIGQILIAIGAGIYSGPCFAAAPEFFPTSFRATGHAIAYQTVVAALGGTTPLISAWLVNASGSPLAPGWYVTFMAVLCFILVRFVPETKDVDLSTSVDASAAKSVTIKAGAAIARR, encoded by the coding sequence GTGAGACAAAGTAGTTCCAAGCGGACCTTAGGGGCAGCTTCAATCGGAAACTTCGGTGAAATCTACGACTTCGCGGTATTCGGATTTTCGGTCCCGTTCATTGCAGCACATTTCTTTCCGAGCAGTGATCCGAAGGCCGGCCTGCTGAGCACCTTTGCCGTGTATGCGGTGGCGTTTGTGGCAAGACCGGTGGGTGGGTTGTTGTTTGGTTATATGTCAGACCGGGTCGGCCGGGTCAAAGTCCTCGCCATTACTATCTGGCTGATGGCCCTGGGTACGGCCGTCATCGGTATGCTACCGACCTACGCAAGTATTGGATTGGCTGCGCCGGTGTTGCTGGTCGTGTGCCGGCTATGTCAAGGCCTGGCGATGGGGGGCGAGACCACGGGTAGCACCAGCTTCGTTTTGGAATCCGCGCCGAAACAAAACCGAGGGCGATGGGTGGGAGTGATCTTTGCGTTCGCGACACTCCCTAATGCGGTGGTAGCAGTCATGCTGCTTGGACTGCAACTGTCTGTTGGCAAGGAAACCTACCTGGACTGGGCCTGGAGGGTTCCGTTCCTGATTGGCGGACTCATTGGTGTCGTTGGCTATTGGCTGCGACGCAATCTGGATGATCCGGAAGAGTACAAGGCGGCACGGAAGTCAGAATTTCAGAATCCCTTGCGTGCAGTAACCAAATCAGGTTTCAAGTCCATGCTGTATGTGGCGATGATTCAGCCGGTACAGACGGTGTCTGCGTATCTGCTGATTGGCTTCATGTACACCTTCCTGGTAAAGCAGGCGGGCGTGGATTCCCGGGTGGCACTGTTCTCCAACGCACTTGCCATTTTTGTCTACGCGATTTTCATTCCGATTGGCGGTCATCTGAGCGATCGCTATGGAAGAAAGACTGTCCTGTCGTTTGGCGCGCTATGGATTGCCGTCTTCGCATACTTCTCCATCCGGATGGCATCGGTCGGGACGCTGCCAGAACTTTTCATCGGCCAGATTCTGATCGCGATCGGCGCTGGCATTTATTCCGGTCCTTGCTTTGCCGCCGCGCCAGAATTCTTTCCGACGTCGTTCAGGGCTACTGGCCATGCGATCGCCTATCAAACCGTTGTCGCGGCCCTGGGTGGCACGACGCCGCTGATCTCGGCGTGGCTCGTCAACGCGTCCGGCTCCCCGCTCGCACCCGGTTGGTACGTGACGTTCATGGCGGTCCTGTGCTTCATTCTTGTTCGCTTTGTACCGGAAACCAAGGATGTTGACCTGAGTACGTCGGTAGATGCATCGGCAGCGAAGTCAGTCACCATCAAAGCGGGCGCGGCGATCGCGCGTCGATAA
- a CDS encoding hydroxypyruvate isomerase family protein, with translation MHTSIHLSYVLGALPFEERFVAARQLGFSAVEYPFPYEMPASEYARLLSDNGLRQISIGAPACDYKGGEPGFSLTPSKKSEFDRSIDTVIEYAKIIECSQVHVFAGPKAADVSEAVAFDTYCDRVAQAHDRLQAEGLTVVIEAVNARDFKGYFIDHLGLVLRAIAQINRPAVKIILDVYHAHVNGEDPIDFLAKHADKVAHIQLADYPGRHEPGTAMIDFPLLFRALRQLDYTGSIGLEYVPTRSILDGVPLARELDLNPH, from the coding sequence ATGCACACCTCAATTCACCTCAGCTATGTTCTTGGGGCGCTGCCTTTTGAAGAACGATTTGTCGCGGCAAGACAGCTTGGCTTTAGTGCCGTGGAGTATCCGTTTCCCTATGAAATGCCGGCATCAGAGTATGCCAGGCTGCTCTCCGATAACGGCCTACGGCAAATCTCTATCGGGGCGCCAGCCTGTGATTACAAAGGGGGAGAGCCCGGCTTCTCGCTGACGCCCAGTAAGAAGTCCGAGTTCGACCGCTCGATCGATACTGTCATCGAGTATGCCAAGATTATCGAGTGCTCCCAGGTACACGTGTTCGCCGGACCCAAGGCGGCAGACGTTTCCGAGGCGGTAGCTTTCGATACCTACTGCGATCGTGTCGCGCAGGCACATGACCGGCTTCAGGCGGAGGGCCTGACCGTCGTGATCGAGGCGGTAAATGCGAGGGATTTCAAAGGGTACTTCATCGATCATCTTGGGCTCGTGCTCCGCGCGATCGCTCAGATCAACCGACCTGCGGTGAAGATCATCTTGGATGTCTATCACGCCCACGTAAACGGCGAGGATCCAATCGATTTCCTCGCAAAGCATGCGGATAAGGTCGCCCATATACAGCTTGCCGACTATCCCGGAAGGCACGAGCCCGGCACGGCTATGATTGATTTTCCCCTTCTTTTCAGGGCCTTGCGACAGCTCGATTACACCGGCTCCATCGGCCTGGAGTATGTGCCGACCAGATCGATTCTGGATGGTGTGCCGCTGGCCCGCGAGTTGGATCTAAACCCACACTAA
- a CDS encoding LysR family transcriptional regulator, with amino-acid sequence MENTLESIPWARKLKLRHLEVFLAVHQSGGLTAAAAQLHMTQPALSHWLSDVEAVIGRPLFLRNRRLALTAEGEVLRRHAERMLGDVYRTDAELKAVQSGLQGRLNVGSGLPRVLLPKAIARLQESRPGIFVSVVEAPFAALIDMLGNRSIDVIIGALGSQALTTGYACEALIPDSIQVVARAGHPCLQKVSCSWEDIISFPWILPPRGAEMRTIFDAAFAAQRVAPPLPCVEAGSSIRAQLLMGERNYLSILLASEVLLYSPLGLQNVSLTPGISFPDIGAIWDGERASPLVSHLLEALRAESQPGLDVA; translated from the coding sequence GTGGAGAACACCCTTGAAAGCATCCCGTGGGCGCGCAAGTTGAAGCTGCGGCACCTTGAGGTCTTCCTGGCGGTGCATCAATCTGGGGGACTCACTGCAGCCGCCGCCCAGCTTCACATGACTCAACCGGCGTTGTCGCACTGGCTGTCCGACGTCGAGGCGGTCATTGGCCGTCCGCTGTTCTTGCGCAACCGTCGCCTCGCCTTGACGGCTGAGGGCGAAGTGCTGCGCCGGCACGCGGAGAGAATGCTTGGGGACGTCTACCGTACGGACGCGGAACTGAAGGCCGTCCAAAGTGGTTTGCAAGGACGGCTGAACGTTGGCAGCGGCCTGCCGCGGGTTCTGCTACCGAAAGCAATCGCCCGCTTACAGGAAAGTCGGCCCGGAATATTCGTTTCCGTCGTAGAGGCACCTTTTGCTGCATTGATCGACATGCTCGGCAATCGGTCGATCGATGTCATCATCGGCGCGCTGGGCTCGCAAGCGCTCACAACTGGCTATGCCTGCGAAGCGTTGATACCCGATAGCATACAGGTGGTGGCCCGGGCGGGACATCCGTGTCTTCAGAAAGTGTCCTGTAGCTGGGAAGATATCATCAGCTTCCCATGGATTCTTCCTCCGCGCGGGGCCGAGATGCGGACGATCTTCGACGCCGCGTTTGCCGCACAGCGTGTGGCGCCGCCACTGCCATGCGTAGAAGCGGGTTCATCGATTCGCGCACAGCTTCTGATGGGGGAACGAAACTACTTGTCGATTCTCCTGGCCTCGGAAGTGCTTTTGTACAGCCCCCTCGGACTTCAGAATGTGTCGCTCACTCCGGGCATATCTTTTCCCGATATCGGGGCTATCTGGGACGGCGAGCGAGCCAGTCCCCTTGTGTCGCATCTTCTGGAGGCGCTGCGAGCAGAGTCGCAGCCAGGTCTGGACGTAGCGTAA